The Salvia miltiorrhiza cultivar Shanhuang (shh) chromosome 2, IMPLAD_Smil_shh, whole genome shotgun sequence DNA window TTTTTCTCCACATTGCCCGACCAAATAAAATTGCGGCACTTCCTATCAAGTTTATAAATGAGAGATTTAGGCCATCTATAAATCATCATTGAATGTGTCGCCGAGCTTTGAATCACAGAACGAACCAAGCAAATTCTGCCAGCCATAGATAAATGTAACCCCTTCCAGCTAGAGAACTTATTGACAATCTTGTCATAAATGCCAATCAGGTAAGAAGCACGCATACGGCCAGAGAAGATCGGAACTCCCAAATAAGTGACCGGCAAAGATCCCATGGCAAAACCAAGCTCACTGATCACATGATTCTTCATGACACTGGAGACACCACTCCCAAAGAAAACATGAGACTTAGCAGGATTACAAATCTGTCCCGAAATATCACCATAGAAATCCagaatttctttaattttacgAGCGTTTCTCATCGACGCCTTACAAAAAATCAAGATGTCGTCAGCATAAAGCAGATGAGAAGGAAATCGAGCCCCTCTACTGAAATCCATGGGAATGATGTGACGAGAAGCCACACAATTGAGAAATAAGTGACTCAAAACATCCTCAGCAATGCCAAAGAGAATCGGGGATAGAGGATCACCCTGCCTCACCCCTCTGGAACAAGCAAAATAGCCACTCAACTGCCCGTTATAAAGGATGGAGATCCGAGCAGAACTGAAAATAATGGAAATCCACTCAATGAATTTTTCATGAAATCCATTAACTCGGAGCACATGCAGAATAAAATCCCAGCGCATAGTATCAAAGGCCTTGCGATTATCAACTTTGCACGCCATATTCGAGCGTTTGCCCGTGCGATTCATGCAGCTAAAGCCCTCAGAACCAAGCATGATACAATCGTGAATCGAGCGACCTCCAATAAAACCAAATTGATTTGGAGACACCCCAACAGCCGCCACTCCACCCAATCTGGTAGCAagaattttagaaataattttgaagaaaaaatttgaCAATATGATAGGTCTCAAATTAGTCACCTTCTCCACCACATCCTTTTTCGGGAGCAAAATTAAGGTGCTAGCATTGCATCCTGCAGGCAGATAAGAATTGAGGAAGAAAGCACGCACAACAGTAAGGATATCCAATCGGATTACGCTCTAGCAGCTTTGATAAAACTTCCCAGAAAACCCATCCGGACTCGACGAACTGTTCGCATCCAAGCTAAAAACCGCGGCCATAATCTCCTCATCATCAGGAATACGAGTAAGCTTCCCATTCTGATCCTCAGACACATAATGATCAATAATCCCTTCAAGCAAATCCCAGTTCACGTTGCTGGGACCTTCTTCTTTAAAAAGAGAGGAGAAGAAATCAATAATATGCTGCTGTATATTCCCCCGATCATACGAGATAGCATCGCCAATCTTCAAGTGTTCGATCCTATAATTTTGCTTTCGAAATCGAATAACACGATGGAAGAAAGAAGTGTTACGGTCACCGTCATTCAGCCAGTGCGCACGACTCTTTTGTTGCAAAAGGTTGTTCTTCCTTGCCAAGAGAGATGTCAGCCGAGCTTGATGAGCCACCTCCTCATCAAAATAAATGTCCGTGTAGCCCAGGTCATAAATTCTATTCTGAACGTCAAGCAAGGAATTCTGCTCAGATTGGATCTGCATATCCACCTGCCTAAAAACTTCTTTATTCCAAACCCGGAGATCATTCCTGAGTCGACGAAGCTTGAACATGACTTTATAAATAGGACAACGAACGTGCGCCTCCACATCCCAAGAAGACACCACTCTCTCTTGAAAGTTAGGATGAGAAGTCCACATATTTAAGAACTTGAAACGTCTCCCCTTACCCGTCTCAGCACTGCATTGGAAAATCAAGGGAGAATCATCAGAAGTGAGTCTTGGAAGCGCATGTGTGTTAATCGAGACCCACAAGTTCGCAAAGCCAATGGAAAAGAACGCCCTGTCCAATCTAGATTCCACATGCCGAGGAAGTAATCTCCGACCAGACCACATAAACCGAATGCCAGAAGAAGGCGATTCGATCATATCCGAAGCCTCAATGAAGTCGCAAAACTCACTGCAAGAACTTCTCAAAGGCGCCACCAAACTACGACGTTCATGAGCACCCTTCACGGCGTTGAAATCGCCAATAAAAACCGTGTTCCCATCAACGAAAGAAAGAAGATCAACCCACAAATCACTCCTAGAGACATGATCATTAGCACCATGCACAATAGCGACTCTAAAATTATAAGTTTGCCAAACACAATCAACAATAATAACTTGGTCCGAAGATAGCAAAATCGCTGTCTGAACGGACGGACTAGCAAGCAACCAGATGTTCGACCTCCGAGGCTGTCGACAGTTCTGATGGCGGGGAACCATATTAATCAATCTCCAATAACTCTGACGAACTTTATGAAGGCTTTTCTTGGGCTCAATAATGCCCACAATTAAAGGCAAGAATGAGTGACAGTGCTCCTTAAGAAGAGATTTAGATTCGTCCGAGAAGCCTCGGACGTTCCAAACAAGAAAATTCATGAGAATTACAGGTTGATTCTGGACTGAGAGGACCCCAGTTCCGCTTCCTTATCCCAACGTTGGTTAGCCACGTTGTCCATAGCCTGCAGACTATCCGACTCCTGATAATCAACAATATAATCACGTGGTTGATGCCCAGCATCAGCTGCCTTCCGAAGACGATTCTTAATACTTTCTTGCTGAAGAAGAAGAGCCTTATTATGGTTGCGTGCATTCTGGTCGTTTTTGGGAGGACGCCCTCTGCCACGTTTAGATAAACTCGAGCCCAAGACCTCCTACTTAAGCCTTTCCGCCTTCATATCGTTTTCCATCGCTAAAGATTTCCGGTCCTTTTCTGGTTGAACAACCAAAGGAAGAGCATTAGTGTTCAGAGTAGCCTGCTGAGGCAACCTCTCGCGATCCCTCCCCTGTCGCTCCTCCTGAGGATAAACTTGATCCGAACCTTCTGCCATCTTCTCCGTAATGCCCCCCAACTGTTCGACGCTTTGCTCCACAGCAACATGCCGTTTTGAGCCTTCAGCTATCTTCAACGTGACGTCCCCCAGCTGTTTGTTGCAATGCTCCACCGAAAGAGACAGTTGTGCAGGGCTGTCTTCCTTCTTATCATTAGCATCTCCCAACTGTTCGATGTTTTGCTCCATAGAGATATGCAGCTTGGCTGCGATGTCCCCTTCTTGCTCTTGAAAACGTTGTAGTTGAGGTCTCTTTCCCTGAGTCATTTCATTCTCATCCGAGGTTTTGTTCATAACAATGTGTTATGTTCATAACAATGTCCCCACTTATGTCATTCCCCTTGATAGGATCCCGCTTATTAGTCTCCAAATCCTCATGAATCGAACAGTCCTCAAGGATGGCAAATCTGTTACCATCCGGTGACCCCGAGTGATTGTGTTTTTTCCCTGAGCTACGATTACACAAAACTTCCAACAGATCAGGCCCTGAAATCTCCTTATGTAGATTATCACTCGCCTCATCAGCCCCAGCTTCCGACTCCGAATCAGTGGCCACCACTCATTCCAAGAGCTGCTTATCCCTGACATCTTTTTCCTCAATAACCTGCCATGCTGGGCCTTTTGTTTTCGTCGCTTCAAGCTCTATTTTTTTCCCTGCTTTCCCTCGCCGACACTTGTCCGGCGAGTGACCAGTTATCTTACATTTAGTGCAAAATAAAGGGATATATTCATAACTGAATTCAATGTTAAAAGAATACTCACCTCCATCGATCGTCATATATTCTGGAAGAGTTTGAGAGAGCTCTATTTCCACTAAAATACGAGCAAAGTGAGCCACTTCATCGTCAATAGAAGTACCATCGATCTTCAACGGTTGTCCCAGCCATCGACCAATGCCCAAAAGAACCTCCGGTGCCAAAACTCCACCGGCAAGTAGTAAATTCTcacccaaacttgagccaaGGAGGATGATTCTTTATAGGGATTGAAGTAACGTATCCAATCATGAAGACGTATCGAACCGTCCGGAAGATCCCATATCACATGGCGTTTGGCAGTAGCCTTATCCTCCTTGTTTAGAAACTTTAAAGTATAGTACCCTCTTGCCATCGGCATGAGAAACCATGGGGATTTAATCGCCCATAACGATTGTAATTCCGCCTTAAGTTCTCTGGTGGTCCTAGGCTTTTCACCCTTATTCATCATGAAGCGACCAATAAGCGCATGTTGGAATTTCGTAGCTTGAAAATTCTGGATGTCTCGTGGAACTTTCAGCACACCGTTCCCTTCTTGAGCAAAGGGCCGAAGCGCTTGAAATTTGTGTGCTGGCAGGTCCGGTTTCTTAGCCCTTTGCGGAGCTGTGATTTGGGCATAAGAGGCCACCGCTTCAGCCTCTTTCACAGTGGTCGAAGACGAACCAGGGAGCAATTTTTGATTCTTCGGCGCAGACGCACCAACCAAACTAGGGTTAGCATTAGGGTTTATCGAAACAGAACCAACAACGTCGGGGTTTGTGGGTTTCATGAAATTGTTTGACACTTGGGGCAGGTTAAGGCCACCCCTATCGAGCATGGGCTGCGGGGTTTCGCCGGAAGACATGATCGGAGGGAAATTATTGGTGGAAAACTAGGGTTAGGGCACGCTTAAAAGAGAGAGACGACATCTGCTTTTCACCTCAAAAAACTATGTAATTAATAGTAAAATAGTTAGTATTCATATAATTACTTCAATTGTATATCAAATTTAACATGTTagtgaaaaaatttaaaaaataaaaataaatataaatcacATTTAATGTtccatttttaaatatattaaaaattatataaatctaaatcatatttgaattgtatttttaagatatatatatatatatatatatatatatatatatatatataattattcatctacaaattcatattaaaaataatattcccCACGTCCATCAAAACAATGGAAATTTAGTCCAACACATGTTTTAATGCAATATTTGGTGAATTCTATGTAGTAGGGAAAGTGTTCCATCATTATATGAATAGAGACAATTCCATCTACCACACATGGTGAGAGCACCGTTTTGACTTTCTCAACATCCCAATCTCTCTCAGAGGtaataaaatatgatttaatACAAAAATCATTTAAATGTTTCATTCTATCATTTTCGCCATTAACCAGGCCCGGGATCCAATTATCTTTTCATGCATAAATTCTCATTCTATCCCAACCCTATACTTAATCCCTCTCCACAAAAGCTCGTTACCCTAACAAAGAGAGTGCCAAACAAACGAGCAATTTGAGGACACTAGTGCATCATGATATACATTGCtcgaaaataacattactttatAACCCTAGCCATGAGGGAGTCAAGCTGCTTAACTCTCCAAATTTGCGTCGCAAGCAAAGTTTGGTTA harbors:
- the LOC131008356 gene encoding uncharacterized protein LOC131008356, which codes for MVPRHQNCRQPRRSNIWLLASPSVQTAILLSSDQVIIVDCVWQTYNFRVAIVHGANDHVSRSDLWVDLLSFVDGNTVFIGDFNAVKGAHERRSLVAPLRSSCSEFCDFIEASDMIESPSSGIRFMWSGRRLLPRHVESRLDRAFFSIGFANLWVSINTHALPRLTSDDSPLIFQCSAETGKGRRFKFLNMWTSHPNFQERVVSSWDVEAHVRCPIYKVMFKLRRLRNDLRVWNKEVFRQVDMQIQSEQNSLLDVQNRIYDLGYTDIYFDEEVAHQARLTSLLARKNNLLQQKSRAHWLNDGDRNTSFFHRVIRFRKQNYRIEHLKIGDAISYDRGNIQQHIIDFFSSLFKEEGPSNVNWDLLEGIIDHYVSEDQNGKLTRIPDDEEIMAAVFSLDANRCNASTLILLPKKDVVEKVTNLRPIILSNFFFKIISKILATRLGGVAAVGVSPNQFGFIGGRSIHDCIMLGSEGFSCMNRTGKRSNMACKVDNRKAFDTMRWDFILHVLRVNGFHEKFIEWISIIFSSARISILYNGQLSGYFACSRGVRQGDPLSPILFGIAEDVLSHLFLNCVASRHIIPMDFSRGARFPSHLLYADDILIFCKASMRNARKIKEILDFYGDISGQICNPAKSHVFFGSGVSSVMKNHVISELGFAMGSLPVTYLGVPIFSGRMRASYLIGIYDKIVNKFSSWKGLHLSMAGRICLVRSVIQSSATHSMMIYRWPKSLIYKLDRKCRNFIWSGNVEKKPSCPVSWSRVCASRSEGGLGVRSFSAMNRSFLMKIAWRLVQGRDFASAVLATRYLSNFGYAKTYLASSPFWTGVREHVSTLVNDSYSYFGTGEHIYFWHDDWLGYKLADKLHIPIFMRDFLQQAVSDYFYDGVWHFTPDFIIQFLDIVVDILLLPIGEEGDTRFWKPSVSGEVTASIAYVSQSLHFPKVIWETWIWERFIPDRRSLVTWRILHRKMPTLDGVIKRGMHGPNRCVMCGTAEESIDHLFWNCRVIRQIWVVFFDWFAKAHILDCLDIHSVLVAVWNTQLSLLVWSYWKAGVINLIWKIWDCRNQMIFNDASFHSNMILGFLKVMFKEMDSNFPKLRRSHNSWQDYLVLRRIGVAMRAAPPPLMIEVHWWPSAGQWIKVNTDGSALGAAGGVFRDNWGAVRGCYHYKGGTGFAFEAELLAVMHAVRVANFRGWHWLWIEADSSYVVQLLHSRSLDVPWRFLPLWKQTLSRLSNFRLQISHIYREENSAADIMANHARIEGWWPFAIDEIKTAVSLDMATHSRVRIKT